In Planctomycetota bacterium, the sequence GGCCAATCCGTTCGTGATGGACTTTCTGGGGAATGTCAACGTCTTCAGCGGCCGCGTCCAGGGCGGCAAAGCCTGGTTCGGTACCAGTGACGCACCAGTCGAGTTTCCTGAATATCCGCACGCCGAGTCGCGCGAGGCGACGCTTTACATCCGCCCGCACGAGTTGGACATCGAGCGCTCGGTGAACGGCGCGGGGGGCTTGCGCGCGGAAATCCGCCGTATCAACCCGACCGGTTCGCTGGTCAAGGTCTATGCCGTGGCCAGCGAGTACAACGCGCCGATCCACGTCGAGTTGAATCCCGAGCGTTACGGCGAGCTGCGTTTGCGCGAAGGAGAATCGGTTTACATCGTCCCCAAGCGCGTCCGCGCGTTCTGGCCCGAGTACAGCATTTAATGATGGAGCGATTGATGCCGAACTAGGGCGTGGTGACAACAAAACCCCTTCTCCCTCCGGGAGAAGGTGGTGAGCGCAGCGAACCGGATGAGGGTCCCCGCCGAGGCTCGCCAGATCCCGAAACACAGTGGACCCTCATCCGGCCTTCGGCCACCTTCTCCCGAGGCGAGAAGGGTTGCTGCGAACCGTGTGATGAATGTTACGGTGATTTAAGCTATTCAACCGCGAACTGACATTGCTGAATCACACTCGCTTAAAACCCCGCAACGCCCGTGATCTCGTCCCCTTTGTGAACCGTCGATAACTTATCCCCCGTAGTCAGGAGCTTTGATCATGCAACGCCCGATGAGCTGTTGTTGTTTCCATGTGCCCCCGTTCGATTCCCCACATTCGCTTCACGACTTATTCAGGTGTATTCGCCATGGAAACCATCAACCACACCGCCACGTTGTTCGCCGCTGATGACCGCTTGCGCGAGCGGATCATCTCGTCCTTTGCTCGCCTGCCGCTCCCCTTGCACCGCTTGGTGCGGATCGAAGTCAATCAAGGGGTCGTCCACCTGCGCGGGCAGGTGCGCAGCTACTATGAAAAGCAACTCGCCTACGCCATCTCGCGGCGTGTTCCGGGCGTGAAAGAAGTGGTGGACCGCGTCGCGGTCACCTATCCGGTCAGTTCTCACCAGGCCGCCCCGGTTGAAGCAGCGCCGCGCGAGACTACCCTGCCGCGTCGCACCGTCACGTTCGAGGCCTACGCTCCCCGCCCGGGGCATAACCTGCCGCGTCCCGAACCCAAGGCGCCGGCCTACACCGGCCGGCATGTGAAGCTGGACCTGGGGCTCGACCTGGAAGAGTACCTGTCCGAGCGCGCTTGGCCCGTCGCCGGCTAACGTACTTGGACCAACGGGTGTCGCATTTACCAAGCCGGCGGCTTTGCCGCCCGGAAACGGCGACGGAGTCGCCGGCTTGGGATTCGGTGTGCCATGCCAAACTGCACGTCGCGCGATTCAACTCGCCGACTCGCTGCGCTGGCCAGCTTCGGGGGACGCGACCTCCGGGGCTGGCCGCGCCAGGCGATATCCCTGATAGCCGATCATGCCCACGACCAGCGCCAACAGCGGCATCCCCAGCGGGTGCATCTGAAACGACAGGCCGGGCCGCCCGTGCAGCGCCGCCACCCACGATCGCGTCAGCCCACAGCCCGGACAATTGCGATTCAACAACCGCCGCCAGGCGCACAACTCGGGCAATCGGTAGCCGAACAACTCGACCCCCGTGGTGTCGTGCATGTCCAACGTGGCAGCCGTCGCCACCAGCGCGCCCAGCAACAGGATCAGCGACCAGCGCGAACCGCGGCTCATGACCGTTTGGCGGGCGCGGGCTGTTCGGGCTTTTCGCCCCGCGCTTCGGCTCGCGACTTTTTGAAGAACTGGAGTTGCTTGCGCATCAGCCCCGAGTGAGGATCGAGTTCGACGGCCTGCGACTGGTACTTGATCGCGTTGTCGAGATCCTTCACGGCATAGTAGCAACGTCCCAGCGTGTCGAGATAGCCCGCCTCGTTGGGCTGCATTTCCAGCGACTTGTGCGACGAGCGCAGGGCCTCTTGATAGTCCCCCTCGGTGTTGCCGATCAGCCAGGCCAACTGGTTGTAGTTCAGCGCCTGGTCAGGTTCTTCCTGAATCCGGCGGCGGAACAACTCGGCACTGTCGCGGATCAGCTTTTGCGTACTCTGCTTCAAGGCCGCATCGGCGTCGGGCAGTCGAAACAGCGCGATCAACACATCGGCATTGGTTGGATCCTCGTCCCGGGCCGCCAGCAAGTGCCGCTTGTATTCCTTGTCGTTCCCTTGTTCCCTGGCGTCGCAAGCATAGAGAAAGTGCATCTGGCCGCGCGTCGTGCGCAGGTCGCGATTGATATTCGTCTGCTGGCCGGCGTTCTTGGCTTGCTCCATCGCCGCCACCGACTCGGCCAACACCTTGGCTCCCTTGCCATCCTCGCCCGAGTCGTGCAGCATGTCGGCCAAATAGGCCTGCGATTGCAGGGCATAGGCTTGGGCCGGTGGGCCGATTTCGATCACGCGGCGGTATTCCATCTCGGCCCAGCGGCGCATGCCCCGCCGGCGCAGTTGATAGGCCATGATGTAGTGCTTGTCCGGCTCGTCGCGGCTCATCTTCACCGCGCGCTGGGCGGCCTCTTCGGCCTGGGCCTCGCGCCCCTGGGCCAGTTGGGCTTCGGCAAAGTGATAGAGCAGAATCGCCGAGGCGTTGAACCGTTCGGGATAGCGCCCGGAAATCTCGTCGATCACGGTCCAGGCCTTTTGATCGATCAGCCAAGCCACCAGATCGCCGAGCATCGTATCGTCGCTCGGCTCGACAGCCACCATCTGTTGCAACGCCCGGTCGACTTCCGATTGCCGCCCCAGCTTCTGGTTGGCCGCCACCGCAACTTTCAATAGCCCGATCACCAACTCGGCGCGCGATTGCTGTGGTCGCGAACGCAACGTCTGGGCTTCTTCACTGGCCAGTCGTGACCAAAGGGCCGCCGCCGCCGTGGTGTCCCCCCGCTGCGCTACGTAATTGCGCAACCACTCGGCCGCCGGTCGCGGGCTTTGCGCCAACATCGAAAGCAAGACCGCCTTGCGCTTCTCGGCCCGTGCGTCGCTGATGTTCTTCTGCTCGATGATCGCCAAGGCCGCGTACTTCGACACCACCTGCGACCGATCGTAGCGGACAATCCGGCACAACGCCGGCAAGCCGCGATCGTCGGGCAACTGGGCCAATTCGTGGGCGATCAACTGCCGCTGCTCGTCCTCGCTGGCCTTGTACGTCTGCAGCAACTTGCGCACGTCGGGCGGGTCGCTGTCGGCGATGATCTCGAACCGCAACAGCCGGACCAGATAGCGGGCCCGTTCCGAGACTTCAATGTCGTCGCTGTTCTCGGCCCGCGTCAGCGCGTCAAAGGCGTCGAGACCGACACGGGACAGTTCGTCCTGGGCTTGTTGCCGGACGAAGTAGTCGTTGTGCCCCAGCCGGTTGATCAGCTCGTCGATTCGCGCGGCCGAAGCCCGCACGACCAGCGGCTTGGCCTCGTCGGCGGCGCGGCTGGTCGGGGCCGACAGCAACAGCGTCGCAAGAAAAACCGCCGCCAGCGGCAAGCCTGGGCTCCTTCGCGCTTGTCGACCGGTCGCCGTCATCGCTGGCACTCCTGGCTGCATGAAGATACGACGAGCGCCGCCACGGCACGGTTCCCGCGCCCGCGATGCTCGCCGTGTTCATTATTCCCTAAATCGAGCAAGCCGGGTAGCGCCGGGCGGCCCAAGCGGCGGGTAATGCCTCTCGACCCCCTGGAATGTCAGTCTTATACTCCCGCCGGGCTTTCGTCTGTTTTGAGGCAGCCCCCGTGGCTGATTGTTGCTTTCGATGGTTTGGTGGCCTTGATGAAGTCTGATTCCGCAGCCGAAACGTCGACCAGCGCTGGCTTGCTGTCGGGGCCGCGCATGCTGGCCGGCTCGGCGGCGCGCCTTCGGCTGGGTCGCGGCGCCGCAGTCATCATCATGGTCGCCGGGCTCGGCACGCTGCCCTGGCTGTTGAGCGACAAACGGCCCCTTTCGCCGCGCGAAGCGCGCTCGATCGCCGTGGCGCGCGAGATGCTGGCCAGTGGCAACTTCGTCGTGCCGCGCCTGGACGGCGCGCCGGTGACCGATCAGGGGCCGCTCAGCTATTGGCTGATCGCCGGCGCGATGAAGGCGTTCGGCCACGAGTCGATCTGGGCCTCGCGACTACCCAGCGGTTTGGCCATGATCGGCACGGCGCTGGTGATCGCGGCCATGACGGCCCGCTGGCAGGGGAGCCGGTTCGGGCTGTTCACCGGTCTGGTGCAATTGACCACCGGGCATGCTGTGCTGGTCGGCGCGGCGGCCGACGGAGTGGCGCTGTTGACGTTAATCGTCGCGGCCGCGGTCGCGGTCTTCTCACTGGCCCAGGTCGACAGCCCGCACGGCCGCCGCACCGCCCGTTGGGTGCCGTGCCTGTTCCATGTGCTGGTCGCGGTCTCGTTCCTTGACAAGCTGATCGCCGGCCCGGTGCTAATCATGGTCGCCTGCGGCGGTTACTTCGTCGTGCAGCGGCACTGGCGCGACTTCAAGTTTCTGTTCCACCCGCTCGGGCAACTTTTGTGCGGCTGCTTGATGCTCGGTTGGATTGTTCCCTTGGTGATGATGGACCCGCCGGCGCTCGACCGGTTCTTGCCACATCATCTGTTTCGCTCGAACGCAACGGCCGTCGCTCCGGTCGATTGGCGATTGGGCTGGCTGCTGTCGTTTCCGGTGCTGATGTTGCCCTGGACGCCCGTCATGCTGTGGGGCGTCTGGCAAACCTTTCGCACCGGCGTGCTGACCCAGCCGTTCTGGCGGATGCTCGGTGTGTGGGCCGTGCCGGGGTCGTGGCTCTTGGCGGCCGGCTGGTTCCGCGGCGAGCCGCTGAACACGGCACTGCTCACGCCGCTGTCGGCATTCACGGTCTACGGCGCGTGGCAATTGATCCGCCGCCGCTGGGTGACCTACGCGACCGGCGTTCCTTGGCGCAAGTACCGCAATGAATCTTAGCCAGCAATCCGCATTCCTGTAGGGTGCATTACATGCACCTTAGTTTTGCACGGCCTCGTGGGCAGAAGTCTCGATCTCTAACGATGTTTGACGATCGAGGCCGTCAACTCTTGGACGACCGAAATAAGGTGCATGGAGTGCATCCTACCGGAGCGAACCAGCTTGACGCCCTTTAGGCCGCGCGGCGTTTGATCAGCGTGTCGAGCGCTGGTGGCATCGTCAGCTTGGCGTCGGCGGCGTCCTGAGCGATTGCGGCCAGGACCAGTTCCAACTGATCGGCCGGGCTCTGTTCAAGATCGATGAACAGCAGCTTCTGGCCTCGCACCGTGCAGGCTCCGCCCAGGCCGTCGAGCTTGTCATAGCGCAACTGGTAGCCAAGCTCTTGGGCCGTAGCACACGCTTGCTTCAACAGTTCGACGGTGTGCATCGCTTGCTCCTCCTTGAGCGAAACGATCCGAGGACGCGTTCAGTTCTCTGACACGATGATTTCAAAGTCCCATTAGCCCCCGGTCAATGACCGGGGGCTAATGAAGCGAACAAATTTTCACCACAATGCCACGCTGCACGCTAGCACCGCCCACCTTCTCCCCCAGTGTGGGAAGCTGTACCGATTGTAGCGGTTCTGACTTCAGCGGCCCAGCCGAGTGCGACGATAACCAGTACGACGCTTTCTCTAGTCTGCTGGCATCGGCCAGTATCGTTCAAATCACACGAGGCGCGCTATGTCTGCTGGCCCCGCCGAAGCTCCCACCGCCGAGGAACAAATCGCCTTGCTCAAGCAGCAAGTCGCTCGGCTGCAAAAGCTCACGGCCATGGGCGAGTTGGTCAGCACGACCACGCACGAATTCAACAATGTGCTGATGACGATTCTGAATTACGCCAAGCTGGGCATGCGTTCCCAGGACCAGGCCTCGCGCGACAAAGCGTTCGACAAGATTCTGACCGCGACCCAGCGTGCCGCGCGGATCACGACTGGCATTCTGGCCTTTGCCCGCAATCGCAGCACGTCGCTCGAGCCGACCGATCTGCGGCGCGTGATCGACGACACGTTGCTGCTGCTCGAACGCGAGATGACCAAGTACCGCGTTCACGTCGAAACGAACCTTCAGGCCGCTCCCCCCGCGCTGGCCAACGGCAACCAGATTCAGCAAGTGCTGACGAACTTGCTGATCAACGCCCGACAGGCCATGCCGCACGGCGGACGAATTATCATCACCCTAGGCTTCGACCCGCAGTTGCAGATGGTCGAGCTGCAGGTGCGCGACACCGGCACCGGAATGCCGACTGAGGTGATGCACCAGATTTTCGATTCGTTCTTCACGACGAAGCAAGGTCCTGACGCGACAGGCAAGGGGGGAACCGGCCTCGGGCTGTCCGCCTGCCGCGATATCATCGAAGCGCACCACGGTAAGATTCGCGTCGAGAGCGCGCCGGGCCGCGGCACGCAGTTCACCATTCGCCTGCCGGCCGCGCCGGCGATAGCGCCGACGCTGGCCACAGCGCCAACTACGACGGCGACGAGCACGTTTCCGCTCGTCAATCGCGCTGTCTGATCAATGCGCCGGTCCGCCGGGCTTGTTCGCCAGGCAGTTGATCCGGTTGACCAGTTGCGCGAGCATCCGTTTTTCCAGGACGCAGTCGCGTCCTTGCGGAATCCAGCCCACGGTCGGTGGCTGGCCCACGACCAGGTGCTCGACGCGCTGCAGCGAGTTGTCGACTCGGAAACCGGCCGCGTTGGTGGCCAGCTCGGGCCGGATCAGGTCTTCGAGTTCTTTGAAGACTTGCACTTCGACCAGGTATGCGCCGTCGGCCGGTATCACCTGCACTACCGCGCGGCGGCGCATGGTCTGTAACGTGCTTTCGAGGCGCTGATAGGAATCGGCCGAGTCGCCGAGCCAAGGTTCCAACAGCGTCGCGCCGACTTGCGGGAAGGTGTCGATCCGCCCGGCCGTCAGCACGTCGCCGATTCGCCGCGGACGATCTTCCTTTTCGATGGTGAAGTAGTCATCGACCACGTCGACCACATGATCCCAAAGGGCGTCGCTACTCGGCGCGTAGACGCGCATCGGGTTGTCCAATGGCGTCGGCGGCGGCGGAGTCGAGAACATCCGACACCCGGCCAGGCTTGCCACGCCCGCGAGCAACACGCCAACCAGCGCACAACGGCGCGCAACAAGGCAGCGCGATCGGTGCGCAACGGCGGCGGCCAGATGAAAGGGAAGCGTCATCGACAGTGTGACCAGAATCGACAAGGTGCCCAGAAAAGCGACGGGCAGGCGGGGGGGCCAATGGGGGGCGTAGTGTCCCGAAAGTCGCCCCCAGCCGCAAGGCGAATCGAGGAGCATAAGGCGAGGATTCCCTTGCCTTTGTCGGGTGCTCTGTGAGCACCTGATGGCGACGTTGAAGGCCGAAAAACAACGAGGTTCTTCGCGGGTCTGGCCCCCTTGCCAACTGAAAAGCTGTAACGATTGAAACCGCAGGTAAGGTGCCCACAGGGCACCCTACGCATGAAATCCGCAGCTATGCCCTCGTTTCGGGAACTCGCTTGCTACAATGATCGCATGTCGACTTCGACCGCCACTTTCGACGCCTTCAACTTGCCGGTGCTGCCAGCAACGCCAGCATGGCTGCCGGTGCGCCGGCCGCCGGCCGAGCAGACGCGCGCGCCGCTGCCCATGTCGCGGGCCGAAGCGCTGGCTCGTGGCTGGGACGAAGTCGACATCGTCTTCGTGACCGGCGATGCCTACGTCGATCATCCCAGCTTTGCCATGGCCCTGCTGGGGCGCTTGCTCGAAAGCTGCGGCTACCGCGTCGGCATCGTCAGCCAGCCCGACTGGCGCAATTGCGACGCCTGGCGCGAGTTCGGCCGGCCGCGGCTGTTCTACGCCATCAGCGCCGGCAACATGGACTCGATGATCAACCACTACACCGCCAACCGCAAAGTACGCAACGACGACGCGTACAGTCCCGGCGGACAGATCGGTCGGCGTCCCGATCGGGCGACGTTGGCGT encodes:
- a CDS encoding BON domain-containing protein → METINHTATLFAADDRLRERIISSFARLPLPLHRLVRIEVNQGVVHLRGQVRSYYEKQLAYAISRRVPGVKEVVDRVAVTYPVSSHQAAPVEAAPRETTLPRRTVTFEAYAPRPGHNLPRPEPKAPAYTGRHVKLDLGLDLEEYLSERAWPVAG
- a CDS encoding glycosyltransferase family 39 protein; this translates as MKSDSAAETSTSAGLLSGPRMLAGSAARLRLGRGAAVIIMVAGLGTLPWLLSDKRPLSPREARSIAVAREMLASGNFVVPRLDGAPVTDQGPLSYWLIAGAMKAFGHESIWASRLPSGLAMIGTALVIAAMTARWQGSRFGLFTGLVQLTTGHAVLVGAAADGVALLTLIVAAAVAVFSLAQVDSPHGRRTARWVPCLFHVLVAVSFLDKLIAGPVLIMVACGGYFVVQRHWRDFKFLFHPLGQLLCGCLMLGWIVPLVMMDPPALDRFLPHHLFRSNATAVAPVDWRLGWLLSFPVLMLPWTPVMLWGVWQTFRTGVLTQPFWRMLGVWAVPGSWLLAAGWFRGEPLNTALLTPLSAFTVYGAWQLIRRRWVTYATGVPWRKYRNES
- a CDS encoding DUF2752 domain-containing protein, whose product is MSRGSRWSLILLLGALVATAATLDMHDTTGVELFGYRLPELCAWRRLLNRNCPGCGLTRSWVAALHGRPGLSFQMHPLGMPLLALVVGMIGYQGYRLARPAPEVASPEAGQRSESAS
- a CDS encoding sensor histidine kinase: MSAGPAEAPTAEEQIALLKQQVARLQKLTAMGELVSTTTHEFNNVLMTILNYAKLGMRSQDQASRDKAFDKILTATQRAARITTGILAFARNRSTSLEPTDLRRVIDDTLLLLEREMTKYRVHVETNLQAAPPALANGNQIQQVLTNLLINARQAMPHGGRIIITLGFDPQLQMVELQVRDTGTGMPTEVMHQIFDSFFTTKQGPDATGKGGTGLGLSACRDIIEAHHGKIRVESAPGRGTQFTIRLPAAPAIAPTLATAPTTTATSTFPLVNRAV
- a CDS encoding TOBE-like domain-containing protein, with product ANPFVMDFLGNVNVFSGRVQGGKAWFGTSDAPVEFPEYPHAESREATLYIRPHELDIERSVNGAGGLRAEIRRINPTGSLVKVYAVASEYNAPIHVELNPERYGELRLREGESVYIVPKRVRAFWPEYSI